The following are from one region of the Aspergillus luchuensis IFO 4308 DNA, chromosome 4, nearly complete sequence genome:
- a CDS encoding PaaI family thioesterase (COG:Q;~EggNog:ENOG410PNGC;~InterPro:IPR029069,IPR003736,IPR039298,IPR006683;~PFAM:PF03061;~go_function: GO:0047617 - acyl-CoA hydrolase activity [Evidence IEA]), with protein MTALRFVRSVWESFRANSGLEPRLLDNLRVTAAKPGLVNFELDIKKEHTNRLNILHGGTIASMVDLGGSLAVASRGLFATGVSTDLNVTYLSSGGKVGDKILAEVSCDKFGKTLAYTSIKFANTKGEVFARGSHTKFVALAWKDPQNIVEEIKKLESESSSS; from the exons ATGACTGCCTTGCGTTTTGTCCGCTCT GTTTGGGAGTCCTTTCGGGCTAATTCGGGGCTAGAGCCTCG TCTGCTAGACAAT CTTCGTGTGACTGCTGCCAAACCTGGGTTGGTCAACTTTGAGCTCGATATTAAGAAGGAGCACACG AACCGCCTGAACATCCTCCATGGCGGCACCATTGCGAGCATGG TGGACCTTGGCGGCTCCCTAGCTGTCGCTTCCCGTGGTCTGTTCGCGACCGGTGTCTCGACCGACCTGAATG TGACGTACCTCAGCTCTGGTGGCAAAGTAGGAGACAAGATCCTAGCG GAGGTCAGCTGTGACAAAT TTGGCAAGACCCTTGCATACACGTCGATTAAGTTTGCCAACACTAAGGGTGAAGTCTTCGCCAGGGGAAGCCACACCAA GTTTGTCGCTCTTGCATGGAAAGACCCTCAAAATATTGTtgaggagatcaagaagctTGAGTCCgagtcctcatcatcttag
- a CDS encoding RNA helicase aquarius (COG:L;~EggNog:ENOG410PJWA;~InterPro:IPR041677,IPR027417,IPR041679,IPR026300, IPR032174;~PFAM:PF16399,PF13087,PF13086;~go_component: GO:0005681 - spliceosomal complex [Evidence IEA];~go_function: GO:0004386 - helicase activity [Evidence IEA];~go_process: GO:0000398 - mRNA splicing, via spliceosome [Evidence IEA]), with protein sequence MGLQTRQAMAQGLDSRPTVEDFREDSAWVRLAKSHWLDGSKARKVKQDVLKKDLWDPLEAENFSFRSLLTLENLNILEKFLWPTYTEDASNYHVLLLALIVSVKQREHLPIWDIFSDRPADFSNLFHRILSMSVDPSLGTSSRLSIVSFIISAFQSVENPLIRKECAPLVSISIWHNLSSEEARDRLLARSSGLKKAWRAAGKRYDAGDDAGKAKMRFERSWLYTMLLDFFRRLNGPEREQADNLRYCERLLEFLVDLESQPPTRRYVNTLLKDLNFLSVIRLSQLYRSADSALFRDLCGLLGHFSAFAIDDFTGEALSPQAIYDAHCQELARLQRTSMKYFKDKLMILALSNYGSIEQRSELEGQLATLEESELRDLCSHLGFRTDYPKQSQITPDRHLYMEVLLSFYEKKTTFQEAASQLSVVPTEENLYDPTLLRNETYDGSRPLAIPKLNLQYLSTGDFLWRSFLLYRSEAFFQIRKDMESIVKRMQPRASRDGKTLNFDGFSRMAIPITKPAIIEVAPPKVGSAKPAFVRAEIAIEVGRLADHIRMEWESLRPDDVVFLLAVQSDDAGKPGFREPETPGLKYLRTAEVVQVLDENGRPLREPASGQANGHRYRPRVRKLLVNLDSAAFKADKDGLTRGKPDVYPLINVVARRKGRENNFKSILETMQKLIVLDITLPSWIQDIFLGYGDPAGAQYTQLPNRLRSVDFRDTFLDWQHLVESLPGSTIEPSKEEASSFGPPYVVEYVEEPSKTPSAETSKKRRREQAEREAGPKSLRVSTYKPPNPGPYPIDAPKLNTVRFTPAQVEAIASGTQPGLTVIVGPPGTGKTDVATQIINNIYHDFPNERTLLIAHSNQALNQLFQKIVALDIDERHLLRLGHGEEELETETSYSKYGRVESFLENRNHFLGEVIRLAASIGAQGAHGNSCETAGYFNTVYIQPAWAKFWDQARSESASTEEIISAFPFHTYFANAPQPVFDATATKETLLDVAEGCQRHIDKIFSELEDIRPFEILRQPKDKANYLLVKEARIIAMTSTHAAMRRQEIADLGFHYDNVIMEEAAQITEIESFIPAALQNMKNGELPLKRVVLCGDHLQNSPIIQNMAFRQYAHFEQSLFLRLVRLGVPVITLDQQGRARPSIAELFRWRYQQLGNLPAVETAPAFKQANSGFQYEYQFINVPDYQGTGEREPTPHFIQNLGEAEYAVAIYQYMRLLGYPASKISILATYAGQTALIKDVLNHRCAKNGLFGMPKIVTTVDKYQGEQNDYVILSLTRTRTVGYLRDVRRLTVALSRARLGLYILGRREVFESCYELKPAFDLLLQRPDKLMLAPGEMFPSARSLDDEVQGTPMESVEHLGQYVFEMTQAKLKAMGGETAVNNEMDMGGDEEVVMDEDEVMLGAGEEGDDDPLHEHTFTEA encoded by the exons ATGGGCCTACAAACTCGTCAGGCAATGGCGCAGGGCCTTGACTCCAGACCGACTGTGGAGGACTTCCGCGAAGACAGCGCATGGGTGCGGTTAGCCAAATCCCACTGGCTGGACGGTTCCAAGGCCCGCAAAGTCAAGCAGGATGTTCTTAAAAAGGATCTCTGGGATCCCCTCGAGGCTGAGAATTTCAGCTTCCGGTCGCTTCTGACGCTAGAGAATCTCAATATCCTGGAAAA ATTTCTTTGGCCGACCTACACGGAAGATGCCTCGAACTACCATGTGCTCCTGCTTGCCTTGATTGTGAGCGTCAAGCAGCGGGAACATTTACCGATATGGG ATATCTTCTCCGATCGACCGGCGGATTTCTCCAACCTTTTCCACCGTATCCTTTCAATGAGCGTCGATCCATCCCTCGGAACTTCTTCCCGATTGTCGATAGTTTCTTTCATCATTAGCGCCTTCCAGTCCGTCGAGAATCCGTTGATACGCAAAGAATGTGCACCACTGGTCTCGATCTCCATCTGGCACAACCTATCGAGCGAGGAGGCCAGAGATCGCCTATTGGCGAGGAGTTCAGGACTGAAGAAAGCATGGAGAGCCGCAGGGAAACGGTACGATGCAGGAGATGATGCAGGCAAGGCCAAGATGCGCTTTGAGCGATCGTGGCTATACACCATGCTTTTGGATTTCTTCCGGAGATTGAATGGACCCGAAAGAGAGCAGGCGGATAATCTGCGGTACTGCGAACGACTACTTGAATTCCTTGTGGATCTAGAAAGCCAGCCTCCTACCAGGCGCTATGTGAACACGCTCTTGAAAGACCTCAACTTCCTGTCCGTCATCCGCCTGTCGCAACTATACCGCTCTGCAGACAGCGCGCTGTTCCGTGATCTATGTGGTCTTCTGGGACATTTCAGCGCATTTGCAATTGATGACTTCACCGGGGAGGCTCTGTCACCCCAGGCTATCTACGATGCCCACTGCCAAGAGTTGGCACGTCTGCAAAGGACCTCTATGAAGTATTTCAAGGACAAGTTGATGATTTTGGCTCTTTCCAATTACGGATCGATTGAACAACGCTCTGAACTAGAAGGTCAACTAGCTACCTTGGAGGAATCTGAGCTTCGAGATTTGTGCTCGCATCTTGGTTTTCGTACAGACTATCCGAAACAGTCTCAAATAACGCCGGATCGTCATCTGTACATGGAGGTTCTCTTGTCTTTTTATGAAAAGAAGACGACATTCCAGGAAGCTGCCTCCCAGCTCAGCGTTGTTCCTACCGAGGAAAATCTCTACGACCCTACTTTGCTCCGCAACGAGACATACGATGGATCCAGGCCACTTGCCATTCCCAAGCTAAACCTTCAGTATCTTAGCACCGGTGACTTTTTGTGGCGCTCCTTCTTGCTCTATCGGTCAGAGGCATTCTTCCAAATCCGCAAGGATATGGAGTCGATCGTCAAACGCATGCAACCTCGGGCAAGCCGGGACGGCAAGACATTGAACTTCGACGGTTTCTCAAGGATGGCCATCCCCATTACGAAGCCTGCCATCATCGAAGTGGCACCTCCCAAGGTCGGATCGGCAAAACCTGCGTTCGTCAGGGCTGAAATAGCTATCGAAGTGGGTAGACTGGCCGACCACATCCGAATGGAGTGGGAATCACTTCGCCCAGATGACGTGGTCTTCTTGTTGGCTGTGCAGTCAGATGATGCAGGAAAGCCCGGCTTCCGAGAGCCTGAGACCCCCGGCCTGAAGTATCTTAGAACAGCAGAGGTTGTGCAAGTGCTTGATGAGAACGGTCGTCCATTGCGCGAGCCTGCGTCAGGCCAAGCGAACGGGCACAGATATAGGCCGCGTGTGCGGAAGTTACTGGTCAACCTGGACTCTGCTGCCTTCAAAGCAGACAAAGACGGCCTTACGCGAGGAAAGCCGGATGTATACCCGTTGATCAACGTGGTAGCCAGACGGAAGGGGCGAGAGAATAACTTCAAGTCCATTCTTGAGACGATGCAGAAACTCATTGTCTTGGATATCACCCTTCCCTCCTGGATACAGGATATCTTCTTGGGTTACGGAGATCCGGCTGGTGCTCAATACACACAACTGCCTAACCGATTGAGGTCAGTTGATTTCCGGGACACATTCTTGGATTGGCAGCATCTCGTTGAGAGCTTGCCCGGTTCAACCATAGAACCATCCAAGGAGGAAGCATCAAGCTTTGGTCCCCCGTACGTAGTTGAGTACGTAGAAGAACCTTCTAAGACACCTTCGGCGGAAACATCGAAGAAGCGACGGAGGGAACAGGCCGAGAGAGAAGCAGGACCCAAATCTCTTCGCGTCTCGACATACAAGCCACCCAACCCAGGCCCGTATCCAATTGACGCGCCCAAACTTAATACCGTTCGATTCACCCCAGCGCAGGTGGAGGCCATTGCTTCTGGCACTCAACCAGGGCTGACCGTTATCGTCGGGCCTCCTGGAACAGGGAAAACGGATGTTGCGACGCAGATCATCAATAACATCTATCATGATTTCCCCAATGAACGCACGCTACTTATTGCGCACAGCAATCAAGCACTGAACCAGCTTTTCCAGAAGATTGTCGCGTTGGACATTGACGAACGtcatcttctccgtctcggtcatggtgaagaggagctggagaccgAAACCAGCTACAGCAAGTACGGACGCGTGGAATCTTTCCTTGAGAATCGCAATCACTTCCTCGGCGAGGTCATTCGGCTAGCAGCATCCATTGGAGCACAAGGTGCCCATGGCAATTCGTGCGAAACTGCCGGATATTTCAACACAGTCTACATCCAACCTGCGTGGGCCAAGTTCTGGGATCAGGCTCGCAGTGAAAGCGCTTCGACCGAAGAAATCATCTCGGCCTTCCCGTTCCATACATACTTTGCCAATGCGCCTCAACCTGTCTTTGATGCGACAGCGACAAAGGAGACACTCCTTGACGTGGCTGAGGGATGCCAGCGGCACATTGACAAAATCTTCTCCGAGCTGGAAGACATCCGTCCATTCGAAATCCTGCGTCAGCCCAAGGATAAGGCCAACTATCTACTTGTGAAGGAGGCAAGAATTATCGCAATGACATCAACGCATGCTGCCATGCGCCGCCAGGAAATCGCCGATCTCGGCTTCCACTATGACAATGTGATCATGGAAGAGGCGGCTCAGATCACGGAGATCGAGAGCTTCATCCCCGCTGCTCTGCAGAACATGAAGAATGGCGAACTTCCTCTGAAGCGAGTAGTCCTTTGCGGTGACCATCTCCAGAATTCTCCCATCATTCAGAACATGGCTTTCCGACAATACGCCCATTTTGAGCAAAGTCTGTTCCTCCGGTTGGTGAGGCTGGGCGTTCCTGTTATCACACTGGATCAGCAGGGCCGCGCGAGACCCAGCATTGCGGAACTCTTCCGGTGGCGTTATCAGCAACTTGGAAACCTGCCTGCCGTTGAGACGGCGCCAGCGTTCAAGCAAGCCAACTCCGGTTTTCAGTACGAATATCAATTTATCAACGTGCCTGACTACCAGGGCACCGGTGAACGTGAACCTACTCCCCACTTCATCCAGAATCTGGGAGAGGCCGAGTATGCCGTTGCCATCTACCAGTACATGCGCCTCCTTGGATACCCGGCCTCCAAGATATCCATCCTTGCCACGTATGCAGGCCAAACGGCATTGATCAAGGATGTCTTGAATCACCGCTGTGCCAAGAACGGACTATTTGGCATGCCCAAGATCGTCACGACGGTGGATAAGTATCAAGGTGAACAGAACGACT ACGTTATTCTTTCCCTCACCCGAACCCGCACCGTCGGCTACCTCCGTGACGTCCGTCGTCTGACCGTTGCACTCTCCCGTGCCCGTCTTGGTCTGTACATCCTCGGTCGTCGCGAGGTCTTCGAGTCATGCTACGAGCTCAAGCCCGCATTCGACCTACTCCTCCAGCGCCCAGACAAGCTCATGCTTGCCCCTGGCGAGATGTTCCCGTCTGCGCGCTCCCTGGACGACGAAGTCCAAGGCACTCCGATGGAAAGCGTCGAACATCTCGGCCAGTATGTTTTCGAGATGACCCAGGCAAAGCTCAAGGCCATGGGTGGAGAAACCGCTGTTAACAATGAGATGGATATGGGAGGCGACGAGGAGGTtgtgatggatgaggatgaagtcaTGCTTggggctggggaggagggcgatgatgatccTTTGCACGAACATACTTTCACTGAAGCGTGA
- a CDS encoding THO complex subunit THO1/HPR1 (COG:Y;~EggNog:ENOG410PKZJ;~InterPro:IPR021861;~PFAM:PF11957) — MADVDVGAIHAYRRLIDDLLNRAERAKPDNHIEPPLTESQLGDSIWLIHGDDEQLAEGLNQQTQFAAVEIAFREKFYSLLASTSIEDPSFIRIWNLLDIISIFSDNEQCEPGLIFWLIEELLDSQTIDGCRKVFDYLESRRERNTKKHFKQKSLIILRSCNELLRRLSRAEDTVFCGRVFIFLFQSFPLGDKSAVNLRGEYHTDNVTTYDELTKAAAKDVADPDVEMTDEPEAPTTTEGLKEDSEAQTTSASESHTPAQEPPKTPRVVVSSSKDESQDKGVDLDDLYPIFWGLQAYFSAPTKTFDPQHFAKFKTGLEATLSAFRNVDTDLENSSNSKMSEEIRKSTKRKRTTDGQEIASSFNPKYLTSRDLFDLEVNDTAFRRHVLVQALILLDFMLSLTPKAKAKLADLTNKSVLYGFVLNDDDAKWAVKMRKAIEEYLQEGIGGKFYYRMVDTVLSRDKNWVRWKAEGCPLIERPPVSVSEYLGAREHATKVYANKRLRTSPMGSLDLKFLSEGESLAGLERLKDPERFSVPAADSLMMGIMDDELDIDTAQTKEDREYAMRSKSSKTWRILRLSAKSKLAEFEKIEDGKNLKILFETPQQSDGTPQALEGTPQASEKPPAGSESTGHGQEPGASSTENENSAIATEQTPANSVEAAAPEQPNDVNNAT, encoded by the exons ATGGCGGACGTTGATGTCGGCGCGATCCACGCCTACAGGAGGCTGATTGACGATCTCCTAAATCGCGCAGAACGTGCCAAACCGGACAATCACATCGAACCCCCTCTGACGGAATCGCAGCTGGGCGATTCAATTTGGCTCATCCATGGAGACGACGAACAGTTGGCAGAAGGTCTCAACCAGCAGACTCAGTTTGCTGCTGTAGAAATCGCATTCCGGGAGAAGTTCTACAGTCTTCTT GCTTCTACCTCGATCGAAGACCCTTCGTTTATCCGCATATGGAACCTACTCGATATAATCTCAATATTCTCAGATAATG AGCAGTGTGAGCCCGGCCTCATCTTCTGGCTGATCGAGGAGTTACTTGACAGCCAAACCATTGACGGCTGTCGGAAGGTGTTTGATTATCTAGAATCACGAAGAGAGCGGAATACTAAG AAACACTTTAAGCAAAAGAGTTTAATCATCCTACGCTCCTGCAATGAGCTACTACGCAGGCTTTCACGGGCTGAAGATACAGTCTTCTGCGGGcgcgtcttcatcttcctcttccaaagCTTCCCCCTCGGTGATAAGAGTGCTGTCAACCTTCGGGGTGAATACCATACGGATAATGTTACTACTTATGATGAACTTACCAAGGCCGCCGCAAAGGATGTCGCCGATCCGGATGTGGAGATGACAGATGAACCAGAGGCGCCAACAACGACCGAAGGCCTGAAGGAGGACAGTGAAGCGCAAACAACATCTGCGAGCGAATCCCATACACCCGCGCAAGAACCTCCTAAAACCCCACGGGTGGTCGTTTCTAGCAGTAAAGATGAATCTCAGGATAAAGGCGTGGATCTTGATGATCTGTATCCCATTTTCTGGGGCTTGCAGGCCTACTTCTCTGCCCCGACCAAGACGTTTGATCCTCAACATTTTGCAAAATTCAAGACCGGGCTGGAAGCGACCCTCTCTGCTTTTAGGAATGTGGACACAGACCTCGAGAACTCGAGCAACAGCAAGATGTCGGAGGAAATTCGAAAGTCCACCAAGCGGAAGCGGACTACCGATGGACAGGAAATCGCGAGCAGCTTCAATCCTAAGTACCTGACAAGCAGAGACTTGTTCGACCTCGAG GTCAATGACACGGCATTCAGGAGACATGTTCTTGTCCAGGCTCTCATCCTTCTTGATTTCATGCTTTCTCTTACGCCAAAGGCAAAAGCCAAGCTAGCTGATTTGACCAACAAGTCTGTCCTTTACGGCTTTGTGTtgaatgacgatgat GCCAAATGGGCTGTCAAGATGAGGAAGGCGATCGAGGAATATCTTCAGGAAGGTATCGGTGGTAAATTCTACTATCGTATGGTGGATACCGTTCTTTCAAGGGACAAGAACTGGGTGCGCTGGAAAGCAGAAGGTTGTCCGTTGATCGAGAGGCCGCCCGTTTCTGTATCGGAATACCTAGGCGCTCGTGAGCATGCCACAAAGGTCTATGCAAACAAGCGCCTCCGTACCTCTCCTATGGGGTCACTTGATCTGAAGTTTCTCTCCGAGGGTGAATCGCTGGCAGGGCTGGAAAGACTCAAGGATCCGGAAAG ATTCTCCGTTCCTGCTGCTGATTCCTTGATGATGGGAATCATGGACGACGAGTTAGATATCGACACCGCACAGACGAAGGAGGATAGAGAATATGCCATGCGGTCAAAATCGAGCAAAACCTGGCGCATACTACGGCTGTCCGCGAAAAGCAAACTTGCTGAGTTTGAGAAAATTGAGGACGGCAAAAACCTGAAGATTCTGTTCGAAACCCCCCAGCAGTCAGACGGTACACCGCAGGCTCTAGAAGGTACACCTCAAGCCTCAGAGAAGCCACCAGCGGGAAGCGAGTCCACTGGGCATGGGCAGGAGCCTGGAGCTTCCAGCACCGAAAATGAAAACTCCGCTATTGCCACCGAACAGACTCCAGCTAATTCGGTGGAAGCAGCTGCCCCAGAACAACCAAACGATGTGAATAACGCCACTTAG